Below is a window of Candidatus Hydrogenedens sp. DNA.
CGGGAAGTATTCCCAAACACTCACAAATATACTCTGTAAGTTTTCGAGACGCATTCCCGGAAAAAACCAGTAAATCGCCCGCACAAGTCATTTTAAGTCTCTCAAATATAGATGTTATTTGTTCCAAAAGTATTTATAGAAAAAAATGGCTGGGGCGGCTGGATTCGAACCAACGAATGCCGGGACCAAAACCCGGTGCCTTACCAACTTGGCGACGCCCCAAACGCAGTAATAAAGTATATAAAAAAATCAATTCTATTTTCAAATCCATACCCATTTTTTACTAATAAAACAATAAATACAAACAAAAAATTGGCGTCCCCAAGGGGATTTGAACCCCTGTTGCCGCCGTGAAAGGGCGATGTCCTAGGCCAGGCTAGACGATGGGGACGCTGATTTATTAAAAATTTTGGAAACATATAATAACAAAAACACATTTATATTTTCAAATAAACTGTTTTTAACCATCAATATTGGATACTTGCAACTTATCCAAAATTTACACAACTTGCAAAAAAAACCTGTTTTTGATATGCTATAACTGCTACGGGCGATTAGCTCAGCTGGTTAGAGCGCTGCTTTCACACGGCAGAGGCCACTGGTTCAAGTCCAGTATCGCCCACTATTGCTTTTTATCATCGTTTTTACAATTTCTACGGGTGTTTCTATTTCATTGCCTCTCTTTTTACTTCCCTATGCAGAAGGAGGAAAAGATAATATCTAATAACTCTTCTGTAGCAGTTTCCCCGGTGATTTCCCCTAAGGCGTGAAGGGCTTCGCGCAATTCAAATGCTGTTAAATCGGGCAGTAAATTTTTTTGCTGAACACAATTCTCTATACATTTTTTCGCTCGTAGTAAACTTTCTTTCTGATGTTCATGAGAAAGCATAATATCTTCTGATATTTCACTATCACCAAGTAGCACGGATATTAATTCTTTTTCCAGTTTATCTATTCCCAAACCTGTTTTCGCTGAAGTAAAAATAAGAGGCTTAATATTTTCAGAAATAAGGGTAGGGATTTCAGGGTTTTCATTTAAATCTATTTTATTTACTATAAACATGAGGGTCTTGCTTGTATTTTCTTTTATCGCCTTATATAACCGAATATCATCATGATTTATACAAGTGGCGTCTGTAACTAATAAAATCACATACGCATTTTCAATAGTTTTCCATGCTCGTTCTATACCTTCCTTCTCCACAGGCTCCGAAACTTCCCTCAATCCTGCTGTATCAATTAACCGAACAGGAACCCCTCCCAAGGATATATATTCTTCTATATGGTCTCGTGTGGTGCCGGGATATGGTGAAACAATGGCACGATTTTCTTGAAGTAGAGCATTAAACAAACTCGATTTTCCCACATTGGGTTTGCCTGCTATTGATACGATAACCCCTTCTCTTAAAATTTTACCTCTTTCCGAAGTCGCTAATAATTGTTCCATATTTGCCAATATTTCCCGCAGTTGGGTTAATGACTGCTGCCATAACTGATCTGGGATTTCTTCCTCTGGAAAATCTATAACAGCCTCAACCCACGCTAAAATTGTTTTAATATGTTCTGAATATTCATAAATCTTTTTCGAAAGATGTCCCTCTCGCAATTCTCGTGATAATGCTAATGATTTTTTTGTTTTTGCTATTATCTGGTCTAATACGGCTTCTGCCTGTGTTAGGTCAACTTTTCCATTGAGGAAAGCGCGTTTTGTAAACTCTCCCGGTTCTGCAATTCTTACTCCCCTCTCTAACAACAATTCGATAATACTTCGTAAAATCAGCATGTTTCCATGAGCATGTATTTCAACAACATCTTCCCCGGTATAAGAATGGGGCGATTTCATCACCAGAACTATTACATCATCAAGGATATTTCCATCTTTTTCCACGATATTTCCATAATACATTCCCCGTTTTTTTTTAGAAATATCCTGTCCCGAATGAGAGCGAAAAATATGAGAAACAATATCAACCGAATCAGGACCACTAACACGGATAACACCAACGGCACTTACTCCGGGAGGGGTGCAAATAGCCGTGATAGTATCATCCCTCAATACATACCCCATTCTATTTTTCCTTAAAAACAACAAATGGTTTTTCTATGTATTATTCAGAAACCTGGCCGGGGTCAATATCATCACCATAAGGTGAACGACCGGGTTTTCCTCGTTTCCAATCGGGTTTATAATCTCTACCACCACTTCTTCTATTTTGAGGTTTGTTGGAATAACGGTTATTGGGATACCTATCTCTACGGTCTCTTGTATCTCTATATCCCCTATGGTCTCTACGGTCTCGATTATTGTAGGGTCTTCTATCGAAACGACGATTCTTCGGGGCAATCACGACACAACGATTATCCCCTTTACCTACACTGAAAGTCTCAACCGAATGGTCATTCTGTAAGGTCATGTGGATAACTCTTCGCTCATGAGAAGGCATGGGAGATAATTTCATCTTTCTTCCTGTTTTTCTTGCTCGTTCAGCAAAATCTAAAGCCATTTGTCGTAAGGTATCTTTTCTACGGGCAAGATAATTCTCCGTATCAACAACAAACTTCTCGTTGGAATCTCCTTCTTCAATTCCAAAGAACATACGGTTGATAAGAAATTGTATGGTTTCAAGGTGAGAGCCTTTTTTCCCAATCAATAAAGCACCGTCTTGCGATTCAATTTCCAGTTTTGGAATACCATCCTCAGTTCGAACAAATTTTACAGATGCTTCTATCCCCATCTTCTGGAGCATCTCACCTAAAAGGGCTGATGCTTCGTTTCCCTGTGCATCCGTAATACTCACTTTTGTCTCTTTTTCCTGCACATCCTTGTTCTCTTCTTGAGGGGATTGTTCTGTCATCATACTTTTTCTCTCCTGTCTTGTGTTATGTTTGCTTTTTTCTTCAAAAGTATTGCCTGATTCCGTCTTGGAATAATTTTTCTCAAATTCTTTACCTTTTCCTTTTGCAGTTTTGGGTAGTGATTTTTCCTTGCCTTTAGACGGAACATGTTTGCTACCTTTCTCATCTACGGGCTTTTGCGACTTCTGTTGTGGTTCAGGGATTGTTTTCTCGACTGTAACACGAACCTTCACAGGACGGGAACCCAGTCCAAGAAATCCTTTACTACCTTCATCAATCACTTCAATGTTCGATACATCAGCCATTTCAACCCCTAACTCTTCAAGAGCCTTCTGAATGGCTTCCTCTCGTGTTGCTCCAACAGTTTCTATCTGTTTCATATTACCAACTCCATTATGATTGTAACATGTTTTTTAGTTTTATTGTAAGTTTTGCACATTGTTATATATTAATCTTCATCCTCATTTGTTTTTCTTTGTTTCAATTTCCGTTCCCGACGGAGTTCTTTTGCCCACTGTCGTTTCTTTTCCTGTGCTACCGTATAGAAATGTCTGCGTGTCGTAGTTACTTTACGAGGGGTAATATCCACATCTTTCATAGGC
It encodes the following:
- the mnmE gene encoding tRNA uridine-5-carboxymethylaminomethyl(34) synthesis GTPase MnmE; protein product: MGYVLRDDTITAICTPPGVSAVGVIRVSGPDSVDIVSHIFRSHSGQDISKKKRGMYYGNIVEKDGNILDDVIVLVMKSPHSYTGEDVVEIHAHGNMLILRSIIELLLERGVRIAEPGEFTKRAFLNGKVDLTQAEAVLDQIIAKTKKSLALSRELREGHLSKKIYEYSEHIKTILAWVEAVIDFPEEEIPDQLWQQSLTQLREILANMEQLLATSERGKILREGVIVSIAGKPNVGKSSLFNALLQENRAIVSPYPGTTRDHIEEYISLGGVPVRLIDTAGLREVSEPVEKEGIERAWKTIENAYVILLVTDATCINHDDIRLYKAIKENTSKTLMFIVNKIDLNENPEIPTLISENIKPLIFTSAKTGLGIDKLEKELISVLLGDSEISEDIMLSHEHQKESLLRAKKCIENCVQQKNLLPDLTAFELREALHALGEITGETATEELLDIIFSSFCIGK
- the jag gene encoding RNA-binding cell elongation regulator Jag/EloR — its product is MKQIETVGATREEAIQKALEELGVEMADVSNIEVIDEGSKGFLGLGSRPVKVRVTVEKTIPEPQQKSQKPVDEKGSKHVPSKGKEKSLPKTAKGKGKEFEKNYSKTESGNTFEEKSKHNTRQERKSMMTEQSPQEENKDVQEKETKVSITDAQGNEASALLGEMLQKMGIEASVKFVRTEDGIPKLEIESQDGALLIGKKGSHLETIQFLINRMFFGIEEGDSNEKFVVDTENYLARRKDTLRQMALDFAERARKTGRKMKLSPMPSHERRVIHMTLQNDHSVETFSVGKGDNRCVVIAPKNRRFDRRPYNNRDRRDHRGYRDTRDRRDRYPNNRYSNKPQNRRSGGRDYKPDWKRGKPGRSPYGDDIDPGQVSE